A part of Solicola gregarius genomic DNA contains:
- a CDS encoding ATP-dependent DNA helicase has protein sequence MSGKERARDERLDARDQGAMSGKERARDERLDARDQGAMSGEERATPGRVILRDEAHLSDVLGIPFSDQQLAAVTAPLDRPAAIIAGAGSGKTAVMAARVVWLVGRGIVEPGDVLGLTFTNKAAAELAVRIRAALGLLADDAGIRGFLDELGEPTVSTYHAYAGALLSEHGLRMGFEPDLRIASDASRFQRAAQALQSHRGAIANLTTHLPTTVNDLIHLDGQLNDHLVPIESLLSSDAGFARELDVENASRKRPLKAITRARDTTDKRAELAAVIAEYREVKSRDAVMDFSDQMARGAILATESPEVSRDQRSRFAVVLLDEYQDTSVAQRMMLQGLFSGATPQAGRGHPVTAVGDPCQAIYGWRGASADNLVGFLDHFPAEDGERGSVLNLTVNRRCSTTVLDVANSLAAPLYAETDTVRPLEPRDDAPEGGIVAACLDTVVDEIDWVVRQVQAAKERDAPRWSDIAILVRTREEIGALTVALQSAEIPVEVVGMDGLLEQPEVADVLAVLDVVDSQTANASLLRLLTGARWRIGPRDLALLGTRARQLVAGAPPVGDDDLQTALDRATEGVDPADVLSLADALDDPGDLAYSPEARERFADISRLLRQLRAHAAEPLVDVVRRTITALDLDIELAVQPGARGQQSRDNIAMLIEAIADFAGNEPSASLTGALAYLRAEAEYNGGLDVAAPSDSDSVKLLTAHKAKGLEWHTVLVPFLSDKVFPQGKSRDAWPFTARELPAELRGDAASQPVVEEWSTKGVDEYNRQRREQALVEERRLGYVAFTRAKHSLVVSGHWWGRTQLEPRGPSAYLEHVRTWLKSRGAEPARWAPDPRVGEEEVRNPLIAARSSIAWPAAMPADVVQRRRQVADDVREAMRTPQLPIPVESADPDARRQLADLRALDADIDVLLEEARLRRRDVIEVPLPSSLSVTAAQRLTDDPEGLARDLARPMPRKPSAAARFGTRFHAWVESRLGQQALLDPMDLPGRADAEIDDAEELVELIEQFDDGPYATRVPYAVEAPFSLRIGAQLLRGRIDAVYRDGDRYEVVDWKTSRAATADPLQVELYRVAWAEMHGVPETDVSATFYYVRLGKVVTLEEPRGRVELERLFG, from the coding sequence ATGAGCGGCAAGGAGAGAGCGAGGGACGAGCGGCTCGACGCGCGCGACCAGGGGGCAATGAGCGGCAAGGAGAGAGCGAGGGACGAGCGGCTCGACGCGCGCGACCAGGGGGCAATGAGCGGCGAGGAGAGAGCGACACCGGGGCGCGTGATCCTGCGCGATGAAGCCCACTTGAGTGACGTCCTGGGCATTCCGTTCAGCGACCAGCAGCTCGCGGCGGTCACGGCGCCGCTCGACCGGCCGGCCGCGATCATCGCCGGTGCCGGCTCGGGCAAGACCGCCGTCATGGCTGCGCGGGTGGTGTGGCTGGTCGGCCGCGGCATCGTCGAGCCGGGCGACGTGCTGGGCCTGACGTTCACCAACAAGGCCGCCGCCGAGCTCGCCGTACGCATCCGCGCCGCGCTCGGCCTGCTTGCCGACGATGCCGGCATCCGGGGCTTCCTCGACGAGCTGGGCGAGCCGACCGTCTCGACGTACCACGCGTACGCCGGTGCGTTGCTCAGCGAGCATGGTCTGCGGATGGGGTTCGAACCCGACCTGCGCATCGCCTCCGACGCTTCGCGTTTCCAGCGTGCCGCGCAGGCGCTGCAGTCGCACCGTGGCGCGATCGCGAACCTCACGACGCATCTGCCGACGACGGTCAACGACCTCATCCACCTCGACGGGCAGCTCAACGACCACCTCGTGCCGATCGAGTCCTTGCTCTCGTCGGATGCGGGGTTCGCTCGAGAGCTCGACGTCGAGAACGCGTCGCGTAAGCGTCCGCTCAAGGCGATCACGCGGGCGAGGGACACGACCGACAAGCGTGCCGAGCTGGCGGCTGTGATCGCCGAGTACCGCGAGGTCAAGTCACGGGATGCGGTGATGGACTTCTCCGACCAGATGGCGCGGGGCGCGATCCTCGCGACCGAGTCGCCGGAGGTGTCGCGCGACCAGCGGAGCCGGTTCGCCGTCGTACTCCTCGACGAGTACCAAGACACCTCTGTCGCGCAGCGGATGATGCTGCAGGGGCTGTTCTCGGGCGCAACACCGCAAGCGGGGCGCGGCCACCCGGTGACCGCCGTCGGTGACCCGTGCCAAGCCATCTACGGATGGCGGGGTGCGTCGGCCGACAACCTGGTGGGGTTCCTCGACCATTTCCCCGCTGAAGACGGTGAGCGCGGGTCGGTCCTCAACCTCACCGTCAACCGCCGCTGCAGCACGACGGTCCTCGACGTTGCGAACTCGCTGGCCGCGCCGCTGTACGCCGAGACCGATACGGTCCGGCCGCTCGAGCCGCGCGACGACGCACCCGAGGGCGGCATCGTCGCCGCCTGCCTCGACACCGTCGTCGACGAGATCGACTGGGTCGTACGCCAGGTGCAGGCCGCCAAGGAGCGGGATGCGCCGCGCTGGTCCGATATCGCGATCCTGGTGCGCACGCGCGAGGAGATCGGCGCGCTCACCGTCGCACTTCAGTCGGCCGAGATCCCGGTCGAGGTCGTCGGCATGGATGGCCTGCTCGAGCAGCCGGAGGTCGCCGACGTACTCGCGGTCCTCGACGTCGTCGACTCGCAGACCGCGAACGCCTCGCTGCTGCGACTGCTCACGGGGGCGCGTTGGCGCATCGGCCCGCGCGACCTCGCACTGCTCGGCACCCGGGCGCGTCAGCTGGTCGCGGGGGCGCCTCCGGTCGGCGACGACGACCTGCAGACGGCGCTCGACCGAGCCACCGAAGGCGTCGACCCCGCCGACGTGTTGTCGCTCGCCGACGCCCTCGACGATCCGGGCGACCTGGCGTACTCGCCGGAGGCGCGCGAGCGCTTCGCCGACATCTCACGTCTGCTTCGACAGCTTCGTGCGCACGCCGCCGAGCCGCTCGTCGACGTGGTCCGCCGGACGATCACCGCGCTCGACCTCGACATCGAGCTCGCGGTGCAGCCGGGTGCGCGTGGCCAGCAGAGCCGCGACAACATCGCCATGCTGATCGAGGCGATCGCCGACTTCGCCGGCAACGAGCCGAGCGCGTCGCTGACCGGCGCGCTCGCGTACCTGCGTGCGGAGGCCGAGTACAACGGCGGGCTCGATGTCGCCGCGCCCAGCGACAGCGACTCGGTCAAGCTGCTCACCGCACACAAGGCCAAGGGGCTCGAGTGGCACACCGTCCTGGTGCCGTTCCTGAGCGACAAGGTGTTCCCGCAGGGCAAGTCGCGTGACGCATGGCCGTTCACGGCGCGGGAGCTGCCCGCCGAGCTGCGCGGAGACGCCGCGAGCCAGCCGGTCGTCGAGGAGTGGTCCACGAAGGGCGTCGACGAGTACAACCGGCAGCGACGCGAGCAGGCGCTCGTCGAGGAGCGTCGCCTCGGGTACGTCGCGTTCACCCGTGCCAAGCACTCGTTGGTGGTCAGCGGCCACTGGTGGGGGCGTACCCAGCTCGAGCCACGCGGGCCGTCGGCGTACCTCGAGCACGTACGCACGTGGCTGAAGTCGCGTGGCGCTGAGCCCGCCCGGTGGGCGCCCGACCCGCGCGTCGGCGAGGAGGAGGTCCGCAACCCGCTGATCGCCGCTAGGTCGTCGATCGCGTGGCCGGCCGCGATGCCGGCCGATGTCGTGCAGCGCCGACGCCAGGTGGCCGACGACGTACGCGAAGCGATGCGTACGCCGCAGCTGCCCATCCCGGTGGAGTCGGCGGACCCCGACGCCCGGCGCCAGCTTGCAGACCTGCGGGCGCTCGACGCCGACATCGACGTGTTGCTCGAGGAAGCGCGACTGCGGCGACGGGACGTCATCGAGGTGCCGCTGCCGAGCAGCCTGTCGGTGACCGCCGCGCAACGCCTCACCGACGACCCGGAGGGCCTGGCGCGTGACCTCGCCCGGCCGATGCCGCGCAAGCCGTCGGCAGCCGCCCGGTTCGGCACCAGGTTCCATGCCTGGGTCGAGTCACGGCTCGGTCAGCAGGCGCTGCTCGACCCGATGGACCTACCTGGCCGGGCCGACGCCGAGATCGACGACGCCGAGGAGCTCGTCGAGCTGATCGAACAGTTCGACGACGGCCCGTACGCGACTCGAGTGCCGTACGCCGTCGAAGCCCCGTTCTCGCTGCGGATCGGCGCACAGCTGCTGCGTGGCCGCATCGACGCCGTGTACCGCGACGGCGACCGTTACGAGGTCGTCGACTGGAAGACGAGCCGGGCCGCCACCGCCGACCCGCTGCAGGTCGAGCTGTACCGCGTCGCGTGGGCCGAGATGCACGGCGTTCCCGAGACCGACGTCTCGGCGACGTTCTACTACGTACGCCTCGGCAAGGTCGTCACCCTCGAGGAGCCGCGTGGCCGTGTCGAGCTGGAGCGGCTGTTCGGGTGA
- a CDS encoding ATP-dependent helicase, whose product MPVQYVLQRPRSATEPPVLDAGQRAVAEHPGGPLLVLAGPGTGKTTTLIEAVVDRIERRGLRPDQALVLTFGRKAADDLRTRIAGRLRQQATAPYAATFHSFCYALIRRYQDPEAFLDPLRLLSAPEQDVRIRELVEGARADGRILWPESLRPALRTRGFASELQGFMAQARSLGLDPVDIAETGLRHDRADWRSAADFFGEYLDVFDAQNLVDYAELVHRALIIAHDPQHRDELRAEFPLVVVDEYQDTDPAQVALLKALAGDGRDIIAVGDPDQSIYGFRGSDVRAIFRFPDEFRTRDGDPAPTLALTSTRRFGRRIVDVSRAVIDRLGSFGAIDAEAFRAFRAPQPVDPAYGDGSVEAYAFASTTAEAERIALLLRRAHLDSGVDWSEMAVLVRTGAAIPRLQRALNAAGVPTEVAGDEVPLRTEPAVQPLLLGLRIIDDLARDVDPDPDDVATLLAGPLGGLDAGQLRRVSRELRRLDSEPDESGEVRRPRPSRELLAEALTRPAVFGQLGADGADRAYRLGRLIARATDARSSYASPEALLWMLWDASGWGDRLRADAEGGGDRAANAHRDLDAVCALFEAASRAEERYQRRGVTQFLAELEDQQIPAEPLGELGVRGSAVRLLTAHRSKGLEWRIVVVAGVQEGVWPDVRYRGSLLQTDRLAPDGVQEPPSLAQRLAEERRLFYVAVTRAMERLVVTAVQSPLDDGDQPSRFFTELHTEIAGPGRPESRGRPRRPLSLRGVVGELRRVAETTTHEDVRTEAVARLARLAAPADGDVALPSADPDRWWGVRDETRSEVPVRPPDRPVDMSGSSLDGLVTCPLRWFLSHEARGDTPGTTAQGFGTLVHALAAEVATGDLEADPDVLDAHLDEVWQRLDYMAPWVSSLERAQARRAIERFVNWHLAARGRTAVAAEHRFEVEVPIGGDSVRLRGSMDRVEVDDGGRVHVVDLKTGKNPVQPKAVAEHPQLGVYQIAVQHGAVDEVIDGPVEAGGAELVQLRVPAGSKEPDSPKVQPQAAPDDSPAFVARAQLSDAVARVRGETFPATPGTTCRFCQFRSSCPAQPDGRTILAQASVSDPQPWRDE is encoded by the coding sequence ATGCCTGTCCAGTACGTGCTGCAGCGCCCGCGCAGCGCCACCGAGCCGCCGGTGCTCGACGCCGGTCAGCGGGCAGTGGCCGAGCACCCCGGCGGTCCGCTGCTCGTACTCGCCGGCCCAGGCACGGGCAAGACGACCACCCTGATCGAGGCGGTCGTCGACCGCATCGAGCGGCGTGGCCTGCGTCCCGACCAGGCGCTCGTGCTCACGTTCGGTCGCAAGGCGGCCGACGACCTTCGTACGCGGATCGCCGGACGACTCCGCCAGCAGGCGACCGCGCCTTATGCCGCGACCTTCCACTCGTTCTGCTACGCGCTCATCAGGCGATACCAGGACCCCGAGGCGTTCCTCGACCCGCTGCGGCTGCTCTCCGCGCCCGAGCAGGACGTCCGCATCCGCGAGCTGGTCGAGGGTGCCCGCGCCGACGGCCGCATCCTGTGGCCCGAGTCGTTGCGGCCCGCCCTGCGTACGCGCGGCTTCGCCTCCGAGCTACAGGGGTTCATGGCGCAGGCGCGTTCGCTCGGGCTCGACCCGGTCGACATCGCCGAGACCGGACTTCGCCATGACCGTGCCGACTGGCGTTCGGCGGCCGACTTCTTCGGCGAGTATCTCGACGTGTTCGACGCGCAGAACCTCGTCGACTACGCCGAGCTGGTGCACCGCGCACTGATCATCGCGCACGACCCCCAGCACCGGGACGAGCTGCGCGCGGAGTTCCCGCTCGTGGTGGTCGACGAGTACCAAGACACCGACCCTGCGCAGGTGGCGCTGCTGAAGGCGCTCGCGGGTGATGGCCGCGACATCATCGCCGTCGGCGATCCCGACCAGTCGATCTACGGCTTCCGCGGTTCCGACGTACGCGCCATCTTCCGGTTTCCCGACGAGTTCCGCACTCGTGACGGTGACCCGGCCCCGACGCTCGCATTGACGTCGACGAGGCGGTTCGGCCGGCGCATCGTCGACGTCTCCCGAGCCGTCATCGACCGGCTTGGCTCGTTCGGTGCGATCGACGCCGAGGCGTTCCGTGCCTTCCGCGCGCCGCAACCCGTCGACCCGGCATATGGCGATGGCAGCGTCGAGGCGTACGCCTTCGCGTCGACGACCGCCGAGGCGGAGCGCATCGCGTTACTGCTGCGCCGCGCGCACCTCGACTCCGGGGTCGACTGGTCCGAGATGGCCGTCCTCGTACGCACGGGCGCGGCGATCCCGCGGCTGCAGCGCGCGCTCAACGCGGCGGGAGTGCCGACCGAGGTCGCCGGCGACGAGGTGCCGTTACGCACCGAGCCCGCCGTACAGCCGCTGCTGCTCGGCCTGCGCATCATCGACGACCTGGCCCGCGACGTCGATCCCGATCCCGATGATGTGGCCACGCTGCTGGCGGGCCCGCTCGGCGGACTCGACGCCGGCCAGCTGCGACGGGTCTCGCGCGAGCTGCGCCGCCTCGATTCCGAGCCCGACGAGTCGGGCGAGGTCCGTCGGCCTCGGCCGTCGCGAGAGTTGCTGGCCGAAGCACTGACCCGGCCGGCGGTGTTCGGTCAGCTGGGCGCCGACGGTGCCGACCGTGCGTACCGGCTCGGCCGGCTCATCGCGCGGGCGACCGACGCTCGCAGCTCCTACGCGTCTCCGGAGGCCTTGCTGTGGATGTTGTGGGATGCGTCCGGGTGGGGTGACCGGCTGCGGGCCGATGCGGAGGGGGGCGGCGACCGGGCCGCCAACGCCCATCGCGACCTCGACGCCGTGTGTGCGCTCTTCGAGGCGGCCTCGCGCGCGGAGGAGCGCTATCAGCGGCGGGGCGTCACGCAGTTCCTGGCCGAGCTCGAGGACCAGCAGATCCCCGCCGAGCCTCTCGGCGAGCTCGGCGTACGTGGTTCGGCGGTACGCCTGCTGACCGCCCATCGGTCCAAGGGTCTCGAGTGGCGGATCGTGGTCGTCGCCGGCGTCCAGGAGGGCGTCTGGCCCGACGTCCGCTACCGGGGCTCGCTGCTGCAGACAGACCGGCTCGCGCCCGACGGCGTACAGGAGCCGCCGTCGCTCGCGCAGCGGCTCGCCGAGGAACGCCGGCTCTTCTACGTCGCGGTCACGCGCGCCATGGAGCGGCTCGTCGTCACGGCGGTGCAGAGCCCGCTCGACGACGGCGACCAACCGTCGCGGTTCTTCACCGAGCTGCACACCGAGATCGCGGGGCCGGGGCGTCCCGAGTCGCGGGGCAGGCCGCGGCGTCCGCTGTCCCTTCGCGGCGTGGTCGGCGAGCTGCGTCGCGTCGCCGAGACGACGACGCACGAGGACGTACGTACCGAGGCCGTTGCCCGGCTGGCGCGGCTCGCCGCACCTGCCGATGGCGATGTGGCGCTGCCGAGCGCCGATCCCGACCGCTGGTGGGGCGTGCGCGACGAGACCCGCAGCGAGGTGCCCGTACGTCCGCCCGACCGGCCCGTCGACATGTCGGGCAGCAGTCTCGACGGGCTCGTGACGTGCCCGCTGCGATGGTTCCTGAGTCATGAGGCACGCGGGGACACGCCCGGCACGACTGCGCAGGGCTTCGGCACCCTCGTCCACGCGCTCGCCGCAGAGGTGGCGACCGGCGATCTCGAGGCCGACCCCGACGTGCTCGACGCGCACCTCGACGAGGTTTGGCAACGGCTCGACTACATGGCGCCGTGGGTGTCGAGTCTCGAGCGCGCGCAGGCGCGGCGGGCCATCGAGCGGTTCGTCAACTGGCACCTGGCGGCACGTGGCCGGACGGCGGTTGCGGCCGAGCACCGGTTCGAGGTGGAGGTGCCGATCGGCGGCGACTCGGTGCGGCTGCGCGGATCGATGGATCGGGTCGAGGTCGACGACGGCGGTCGCGTTCATGTCGTCGACCTGAAGACCGGCAAGAACCCCGTCCAACCGAAGGCGGTCGCGGAGCATCCGCAGCTGGGCGTCTACCAGATCGCGGTCCAACACGGTGCCGTCGACGAGGTCATCGACGGCCCGGTGGAGGCGGGTGGCGCCGAGCTCGTGCAGCTGCGCGTACCGGCGGGGTCGAAGGAGCCGGACTCGCCGAAGGTCCAGCCACAGGCGGCTCCCGACGACTCTCCGGCGTTCGTCGCGCGCGCGCAGCTCTCCGATGCGGTCGCCCGCGTGCGCGGCGAGACGTTCCCCGCGACGCCGGGGACGACCTGCCGGTTCTGTCAGTTCCGCTCGTCGTGCCCGGCGCAGCCGGATGGTCGCACGATCCTCGCTCAGGCGTCGGTGTCGGATCCTCAACCGTGGAGGGACGAATGA
- the nudC gene encoding NAD(+) diphosphatase: MADPALFAFACPQHDRRSDLRVDDQIERAWADPSTRVLAVGSNAVATEGDALRWIAPGDAPDGERIYLGEADGRTWFAVGVDEVGEGFDPRTLREAALSLSETDAGLVVHAVGIANWHRTHGFCARCGTPSEPAQGGHVRRCPSCGAQHFPRTDPAVIMLITDDDDRALLGRHPAWPEGRYSTLAGFLEPGEALEDAVRREVGEEVGIRVGEVTYAASQPWPFPASLMVGFFGRASSHDVHVDGAEIEHARWFTRDEVTDLSKEGGLGLPGTLSISRWLIETWHGGLIVGAWT, from the coding sequence GTGGCCGACCCAGCACTGTTCGCGTTCGCCTGTCCCCAACACGACCGTCGCTCGGATCTGCGCGTCGACGACCAGATCGAGCGAGCGTGGGCCGATCCGAGTACGCGCGTACTCGCCGTCGGGTCCAACGCGGTCGCGACCGAGGGCGACGCACTTCGCTGGATCGCACCTGGCGATGCGCCCGACGGTGAGCGGATCTATCTCGGTGAGGCCGACGGCCGTACGTGGTTCGCGGTCGGCGTCGACGAGGTGGGGGAGGGGTTCGACCCGCGAACGCTGCGCGAGGCCGCGCTCAGCCTGTCGGAGACCGACGCGGGTCTCGTCGTGCACGCGGTCGGAATCGCGAACTGGCATCGTACGCACGGTTTCTGCGCTCGATGCGGGACGCCGTCGGAGCCTGCGCAGGGCGGGCATGTGCGCAGATGTCCTTCGTGCGGCGCCCAGCACTTCCCGCGTACCGACCCGGCCGTCATCATGCTGATCACCGACGACGACGATCGCGCCCTGCTCGGCCGCCATCCGGCATGGCCGGAGGGGCGCTACTCGACGCTTGCCGGTTTCCTCGAGCCGGGGGAGGCGCTCGAGGACGCCGTACGCCGGGAGGTCGGTGAGGAGGTGGGCATTCGGGTCGGCGAGGTCACGTACGCCGCGAGCCAGCCGTGGCCGTTCCCGGCCAGCCTGATGGTGGGGTTCTTCGGCAGGGCGAGCAGCCACGACGTGCATGTCGACGGCGCCGAGATCGAGCACGCGCGCTGGTTCACCCGCGACGAGGTGACCGACCTGTCGAAGGAGGGCGGCCTCGGGCTGCCCGGCACCCTCTCCATCTCGCGTTGGCTGATCGAGACCTGGCACGGCGGGCTGATCGTCGGAGCCTGGACGTAG
- a CDS encoding CaiB/BaiF CoA transferase family protein, with translation METPGAKHSPGPLDGVIVLDLTRALAGPHAGMMLGDMGARVIKVESPTGDDSRGWGPPFIGDDDERESTYFMSANRNKESVTLNLKDDGDKDVLARLVRRADVLLENFRVGVLDRLGFGVERLHELNPRLVIMSITGFGHDGPEAARAGYDQIAQGEAGLMSITGTDPEEPTKVGVPISDLLAGMNGAYGVVSALYERERTGRGRVVRTSLIAGVIGVHAYQGTRWTVGHEVPEMSGPHHPSIAPYGLFHTATAPVQLTCGSESLWRSFADAIGLDKDEPRFATNRDRVQHRLELIAEIEKIFADQPAEHWLDLLTETGIPSGKVRTFDEVYAWDQLLSQGLLIDVEHATQGTLQLPGPVLRLDDNPYSGGREQHAAPPTLGQHNESVRAWLDGS, from the coding sequence ATGGAGACACCTGGCGCGAAACACTCCCCCGGCCCGCTCGACGGCGTGATCGTCCTCGACCTGACGCGCGCGCTCGCGGGGCCGCACGCTGGCATGATGCTCGGCGACATGGGCGCCCGGGTGATCAAGGTCGAGAGCCCGACCGGCGACGACAGCCGCGGCTGGGGCCCGCCGTTCATCGGCGACGACGACGAACGCGAGTCGACCTACTTCATGTCGGCCAACCGCAACAAGGAGTCGGTCACCCTCAATCTCAAGGACGACGGCGACAAGGACGTACTCGCGCGGCTCGTCCGACGCGCCGACGTGCTCCTCGAGAACTTCCGGGTCGGCGTGCTCGACCGGCTCGGTTTCGGCGTCGAGCGGCTGCACGAGCTCAACCCGCGACTCGTGATCATGTCGATCACCGGTTTCGGCCACGACGGTCCCGAGGCGGCGCGGGCGGGATACGACCAGATCGCGCAGGGTGAGGCCGGGCTGATGAGCATCACCGGCACCGACCCGGAGGAGCCGACCAAGGTCGGCGTACCGATCTCCGACCTGCTCGCCGGGATGAACGGCGCGTACGGCGTCGTCTCCGCGCTGTACGAGCGCGAGCGCACCGGCAGGGGGCGCGTGGTGCGTACGTCGCTGATCGCGGGCGTCATCGGCGTACACGCCTACCAAGGCACCCGGTGGACAGTCGGGCACGAGGTGCCCGAGATGTCCGGCCCGCACCACCCGTCGATCGCGCCGTACGGGCTCTTCCACACGGCAACAGCACCCGTGCAGCTGACCTGCGGGTCCGAGTCGCTGTGGCGGTCGTTCGCCGACGCGATCGGCCTCGACAAGGACGAGCCGCGCTTCGCGACCAACCGCGACCGCGTGCAGCATCGGCTCGAGCTGATCGCCGAGATCGAGAAGATCTTCGCCGACCAGCCGGCCGAGCACTGGCTCGACCTGTTGACCGAGACCGGTATCCCGTCGGGCAAGGTGCGTACGTTCGACGAGGTCTATGCGTGGGACCAGCTGCTTTCGCAGGGTCTGCTCATCGACGTCGAGCATGCGACGCAGGGCACGCTGCAGCTCCCGGGCCCCGTGCTCCGCCTCGACGACAACCCCTACTCCGGTGGCCGCGAGCAGCACGCCGCGCCGCCGACCCTGGGCCAGCACAACGAGTCGGTACGCGCGTGGCTGGACGGGTCTTGA
- the deoD gene encoding purine-nucleoside phosphorylase, which produces MSTHIGAEPGEIAPRVLLPGDPLRAQWIADTYLDGATEYNRVRNMLGYTGTYRGTPISVQGSGMGQPSLSIYANELFRDYDVRQIVRVGSCGALSADLDLRDIVLGMTASTDSAMNKLRFHGLDYAPAADFALLEATWRASSSRGARTVVGQLFSSDSFYPPRPELTTLLKEHGVLAIEMEASALYTLAAQYDRQALSVCTVSDHIVNGTQTSSEDRERTFSDMVEMALDAMLEVPVE; this is translated from the coding sequence ATGAGCACTCACATCGGCGCCGAACCAGGCGAGATCGCTCCCCGCGTGCTGCTGCCCGGCGACCCGTTGCGCGCACAGTGGATCGCCGACACCTACCTCGACGGCGCAACCGAGTACAACCGGGTGCGCAACATGCTGGGATACACCGGTACGTACCGCGGCACGCCGATCAGTGTTCAGGGCTCGGGCATGGGTCAGCCGTCGCTGTCGATCTATGCCAACGAGCTGTTCCGCGACTACGACGTACGCCAGATCGTGCGGGTGGGATCCTGCGGTGCGCTGAGCGCCGACCTCGACCTGCGCGACATCGTGCTCGGCATGACGGCATCGACCGACTCCGCCATGAACAAGCTGCGCTTCCACGGCCTCGACTACGCGCCGGCGGCGGACTTCGCGCTCCTCGAGGCGACCTGGCGTGCTTCCAGCTCGCGCGGCGCACGAACGGTCGTCGGGCAGCTGTTCTCGTCGGACTCGTTCTACCCTCCGCGCCCGGAACTCACGACACTGCTCAAGGAGCACGGCGTGCTCGCGATCGAGATGGAGGCGAGCGCGTTGTACACCCTCGCCGCGCAGTACGACCGGCAGGCGCTGTCGGTGTGCACCGTCTCGGACCACATCGTCAACGGCACGCAGACCAGCAGCGAAGACCGCGAGCGGACATTCTCCGACATGGTCGAGATGGCGCTCGACGCGATGCTCGAGGTACCCGTCGAGTAG
- a CDS encoding carboxyl transferase domain-containing protein: protein MAGRVLSGNRISARGLIDSVVDPGSYVSWDTPPDRSGVDEQYAEQLRAAEEKSGVDESVITGEGLIKGRRVALAACEFRFLAGSIGIAASRRLIRAIERATAEGIPLLASPTSGGTRMQEGTVAFVEMAKISAAIARHKAKGLAYLVYLRNPTTGGVMASWGSLGHVTVAEPGALVGFLGPRVYEALYDKQFPEDVQTSENLFAHGLIDGVLPPEDIPEIVDRALAVITAEPPEPVPDPATEAVPEVDAWDSIQRSRRTERPGVRRFLRYAATDVIPLNGTGQGESDPGMLLALARFEGAPCVLLGQVQQPGNRELTAMGPGGLRAARRGMRLARQLRLPLVTVIDTPGAALSPEAEEGGLAGEIARCLADLVTLAAPSVSVLLGQGCGGGALALLPANRIIAAQHAWLSPLPPEGASAIVYRTAERAPDMARDQGVRSADLLREGIVDRIVAEHPDAADEPEDFCRRLGRVLRYELAELTAKSTHTLLAQRLQRYNG, encoded by the coding sequence GTGGCTGGACGGGTCTTGAGCGGCAATCGGATCTCCGCGCGGGGGCTGATCGACAGCGTCGTCGACCCGGGCTCGTACGTCTCGTGGGACACCCCGCCCGACCGCTCGGGCGTCGACGAGCAGTACGCCGAACAGCTCCGCGCGGCGGAGGAGAAGTCCGGGGTCGACGAGTCGGTGATCACCGGCGAGGGCCTGATCAAGGGTCGCCGGGTCGCACTGGCCGCCTGTGAGTTCCGGTTCCTGGCCGGGTCGATCGGCATCGCGGCGTCGCGACGGTTGATCCGGGCCATCGAGCGCGCGACCGCCGAGGGCATCCCGCTGCTCGCGTCGCCGACGTCCGGCGGCACCCGGATGCAGGAGGGCACGGTCGCCTTCGTGGAGATGGCCAAGATCTCGGCGGCGATCGCCCGGCACAAGGCAAAGGGACTCGCGTACCTCGTGTACCTGCGCAACCCGACGACCGGCGGCGTGATGGCCTCGTGGGGCTCCCTGGGTCACGTGACGGTCGCCGAGCCCGGCGCGCTCGTCGGCTTCCTCGGGCCACGCGTGTACGAAGCGCTGTACGACAAGCAGTTCCCCGAGGATGTCCAGACGTCGGAGAACCTCTTCGCACACGGGCTCATCGACGGCGTCCTCCCGCCCGAGGACATTCCGGAGATCGTCGACCGCGCGCTCGCCGTCATCACGGCCGAACCCCCGGAACCGGTCCCCGATCCCGCGACCGAGGCCGTCCCCGAGGTCGACGCATGGGACTCGATCCAACGCTCGCGCCGTACCGAACGCCCGGGCGTACGCCGGTTCCTGCGCTACGCGGCGACCGACGTGATCCCGCTCAACGGCACCGGTCAGGGCGAGTCGGATCCCGGCATGCTGCTCGCCCTCGCGCGGTTCGAGGGCGCGCCGTGCGTCCTGCTCGGGCAGGTGCAGCAACCCGGCAACCGCGAGCTGACCGCGATGGGGCCCGGCGGCCTGCGCGCGGCACGCCGCGGCATGCGCCTTGCCCGCCAGCTCCGGCTCCCCCTGGTGACCGTGATCGATACACCCGGGGCGGCGCTGTCGCCCGAAGCGGAGGAGGGTGGGCTCGCGGGTGAGATCGCCCGCTGTCTCGCCGACCTGGTCACGCTGGCGGCGCCGTCGGTGAGCGTCCTGCTCGGCCAGGGATGCGGCGGCGGAGCGCTCGCGTTGCTGCCCGCGAACCGCATCATCGCCGCCCAACACGCCTGGCTGTCACCACTGCCGCCGGAGGGCGCTTCGGCGATCGTGTACCGCACTGCGGAACGCGCACCTGACATGGCACGCGATCAAGGCGTACGATCAGCGGACCTGCTCCGCGAGGGAATCGTGGACCGGATCGTTGCCGAACACCCCGACGCGGCGGACGAACCGGAGGATTTCTGCCGGCGACTCGGCAGGGTTCTTCGGTACGAGCTGGCCGAGTTGACGGCGAAGAGCACGCACACCTTGCTGGCTCAGCGCCTGCAGCGCTACAACGGGTAG